One Oreochromis niloticus isolate F11D_XX unplaced genomic scaffold, O_niloticus_UMD_NMBU tig00008773_pilon, whole genome shotgun sequence genomic region harbors:
- the LOC109198076 gene encoding filamin-C-like encodes MQVKVLPTHDASKVRASGSGLKTTGVPSSLPVKFNIDGKDAGPRREAQEANICDNHDGTYLVSYVPDMTDSCSVHPDSSPYAAVMPALSK; translated from the exons atgcag gtgaaggtgctgcccacccatgatgccagcaaggtgcgtGCAAGTGGATCCGGCCTTAAAACCACTGGAGTGCCCAGCTCTCTGCCAGTGAAGTTCAACATTGATGGCAAAGATGCAG GACCCAGACGGGAAGCCCAAGAAGCAAATATCTGTGACAACCATGATGGGACCTACCTGGTGTCTTATGTGCCAGACATGACTGACAG CTGCTCAGTCCATCCAGACTCCTCTCCATATGCAGCAGTGATGCCGGCTCTCTCCAAGTGA